The following are from one region of the Synechococcus sp. CBW1108 genome:
- a CDS encoding 2-isopropylmalate synthase, whose amino-acid sequence MARDPGRVLIFDTTLRDGEQSPGASLNLEEKLAIAQQLARLNVDIIEAGFPFASSGDFNAVQRIAAMVGTPDGPTICGLARAAAGDIKACADAVAPAAKRRIHTFLATSDIHLEYKLRKSRAEVLAITAEMVAYARSLVEDVEFSCEDAGRSDPEFMHQVIEAAIRAGATTINIPDTVGYATPAEFGELIAGINASVPNIDQAVISVHGHNDLGLAVANFLEAVKNGARQLECTINGIGERAGNASLEELVMALHVRRSYFNPFLGRPAASTEPITGVRTEEITKTSRLVSNLTGMAVQPNKAIVGANAFAHESGIHQDGVLKHRLTYEIIDARTVGLADNRISLGKLSGRSAFRARLEELGYSLERHDLDDAFARFKELADRKREIGDRDLEAIVSEQVQQQDNGSYTLKSVQVSCGTGLQPTATVTLVTADGAELSEAAIGTGPVDAVCQALNRLAQVPNELVEFSVKSVTEGIDAMGDVTIRLRHQGVLYSGHSADTDIVVAAAQAFVNALNRLLAGAQHQPLHPQKAPLPVLGDLPLADRPRV is encoded by the coding sequence ATGGCCCGCGACCCCGGCCGCGTACTGATCTTCGACACCACCTTGCGCGATGGCGAGCAGTCGCCCGGCGCCAGCTTGAACCTCGAGGAAAAATTGGCGATCGCCCAGCAGCTGGCCAGGTTGAACGTCGACATCATCGAGGCCGGCTTCCCCTTTGCCAGCTCGGGTGACTTCAACGCCGTGCAGCGCATTGCCGCCATGGTCGGCACCCCGGATGGGCCCACCATCTGCGGCCTGGCCCGGGCGGCGGCCGGCGACATCAAGGCCTGCGCCGACGCGGTGGCGCCCGCCGCCAAGCGGCGCATCCACACCTTTCTGGCCACCAGCGACATTCACCTGGAATACAAGCTGCGCAAGAGCCGGGCTGAGGTGCTGGCGATCACCGCCGAAATGGTGGCCTACGCCCGCTCCCTGGTTGAGGATGTGGAGTTTTCCTGCGAGGACGCCGGCCGCAGCGATCCGGAGTTCATGCACCAGGTGATCGAGGCGGCGATCAGGGCCGGGGCCACCACCATCAACATCCCCGACACGGTGGGCTATGCCACACCGGCCGAATTTGGCGAGTTGATCGCCGGCATCAACGCCAGCGTGCCCAACATTGACCAGGCCGTGATCTCGGTGCACGGCCACAACGACCTGGGCCTGGCGGTGGCCAACTTCCTCGAAGCCGTCAAGAACGGCGCCCGCCAACTTGAATGCACGATCAACGGCATCGGCGAGCGGGCCGGCAATGCCTCGCTCGAGGAGCTGGTGATGGCCCTGCACGTGCGCCGCAGCTACTTCAACCCTTTTCTGGGCCGACCCGCCGCGAGCACCGAACCGATCACGGGGGTGCGCACCGAGGAGATCACCAAGACCTCGCGGCTGGTGAGCAATCTCACCGGCATGGCCGTGCAGCCCAACAAGGCGATCGTGGGCGCCAACGCCTTTGCCCATGAATCGGGCATCCACCAGGACGGCGTGCTCAAGCATCGCCTCACCTACGAAATCATCGACGCCCGCACCGTCGGTTTGGCCGACAACCGCATCTCCCTGGGCAAGTTGAGTGGCCGCAGCGCCTTCCGGGCCCGGCTCGAGGAGCTGGGCTACAGCCTGGAGCGCCACGACCTCGACGACGCCTTCGCCCGCTTCAAGGAGCTTGCCGACCGCAAGCGTGAGATCGGCGACCGGGATCTCGAGGCGATCGTCAGCGAGCAGGTGCAGCAGCAGGACAATGGCAGCTACACCCTCAAGAGCGTGCAGGTGAGCTGCGGCACTGGCCTGCAGCCCACAGCCACCGTCACCCTGGTGACGGCCGATGGAGCCGAACTCAGCGAGGCTGCGATCGGCACTGGGCCGGTGGATGCGGTGTGTCAGGCGCTCAATCGCCTGGCCCAGGTGCCCAATGAGCTTGTGGAGTTTTCGGTGAAATCAGTAACCGAAGGCATCGATGCCATGGGCGATGTGACCATTCGCCTGCGCCATCAGGGGGTGCTGTATTCGGGCCACTCCGCCGACACCGACATCGTGGTGGCCGCGGCCCAGGCCTTTGTCAATGCCCTAAATCGGCTGCTGGCCGGGGCACAGCACCAGCCTTTGCACCCCCAGAAAGCACCGCTGCCTGTCCTGGGTGATTTGCCCCTGGCCGATCGACCCAGGGTTTGA
- a CDS encoding carbohydrate ABC transporter permease codes for MPVPPPPRQPRHGNLPLAAAAQLILLLLVALAMLVPLLWLVSTSLKGPAENIFTSPPALLPAQPSLEAYTRLFGENPILTYLLNSTIVSALAVLANLLFCSLAAYPLARMRFKGRGLVLALVVATILIPFQVVMIPLYLLMVQIGLRNTLWALIIPQAATAFGIYMLRQSFLGVPVELEEAARCDGCTPLGEWWNVMIPAARADLITLAMFVFIGTWSDFLWPLVILDEPELYTLPLGLQQLASSFSLDWRLVAAGSVISILPVLVLFMGLQRYILPSASGDAVKG; via the coding sequence ATGCCCGTACCCCCGCCCCCCCGCCAGCCCAGGCACGGCAACCTGCCGCTGGCGGCAGCCGCCCAGCTGATCCTCCTGTTGCTGGTGGCCCTGGCCATGCTGGTGCCCCTGCTCTGGCTGGTGAGCACCTCGCTCAAGGGCCCTGCTGAAAACATCTTCACCAGCCCTCCGGCCTTGCTGCCAGCCCAGCCCAGCCTGGAGGCCTACACGCGCCTGTTCGGGGAGAACCCGATCCTCACCTACCTGCTCAACAGCACCATCGTCAGCGCCCTGGCCGTGCTGGCAAATCTGCTCTTCTGCTCCCTGGCGGCCTACCCCCTGGCGCGGATGCGCTTCAAGGGGCGGGGCCTGGTGCTGGCCCTGGTAGTAGCCACGATCCTAATTCCCTTCCAGGTGGTGATGATCCCCCTCTACCTGCTGATGGTGCAGATCGGGCTGCGCAATACCCTCTGGGCCCTGATCATTCCCCAGGCGGCCACGGCCTTTGGCATTTACATGCTGCGTCAGAGCTTCCTGGGGGTGCCCGTCGAGCTGGAGGAGGCGGCCCGCTGTGACGGTTGCACGCCCCTGGGGGAGTGGTGGAACGTGATGATTCCGGCGGCCCGGGCCGACCTGATCACCCTGGCGATGTTCGTATTCATCGGCACCTGGAGCGATTTCCTCTGGCCCCTGGTGATCCTCGATGAACCCGAGCTCTACACCCTGCCCCTGGGCCTGCAACAGCTGGCCAGCAGTTTCTCCCTCGACTGGCGCCTGGTGGCGGCAGGCTCAGTGATTTCGATCCTGCCGGTGCTGGTGCTGTTCATGGGGCTCCAGCGCTACATCCTGCCGAGTGCCAGCGGCGATGCGGTGAAGGGCTGA
- a CDS encoding prohibitin family protein, translating into MQSPMRSGADNGFGGLWQLIFAAILGGLVLLSQTVFIVPAGNVAVVTTLGKVTGQPRQPGANLKIPLAQSTSLFDVRTQVRPEQFSTLTKDLQVIQATATVKYAMKAAEAGRVYETIATDDQQIYPRVIQPSLLKALKSVFSQYELVTIATEWNSISELVQEKVADELRKFDYVSVQGLDLTGLQIAEEYRAAIEQKQIAEQQLLRAQTEVLIAEQEAKRYETLNSSLDDQVLYKLFLDKWDGQTSVVPALPGSPGGGTPVIVNSRRP; encoded by the coding sequence ATGCAATCTCCTATGCGCTCAGGCGCAGACAACGGCTTCGGCGGACTCTGGCAATTGATCTTCGCAGCCATCCTGGGGGGATTGGTGCTGCTTTCGCAGACGGTGTTCATCGTGCCGGCCGGGAACGTGGCCGTTGTCACAACCCTCGGCAAGGTCACCGGACAACCGCGGCAGCCAGGGGCCAACCTCAAGATTCCCCTGGCCCAGAGCACCTCCCTGTTTGATGTGCGCACCCAGGTGCGGCCGGAGCAGTTCTCAACCCTCACCAAGGACCTCCAGGTGATCCAGGCCACCGCCACGGTGAAGTACGCCATGAAGGCTGCTGAGGCGGGCCGCGTCTACGAAACGATCGCCACCGACGATCAACAAATTTATCCGCGGGTGATCCAGCCCTCCCTGCTCAAGGCCCTCAAATCGGTGTTCTCCCAGTACGAACTGGTGACCATCGCCACGGAGTGGAACTCCATCTCTGAGCTGGTGCAGGAAAAGGTGGCCGACGAGCTGCGCAAATTTGACTACGTGAGCGTGCAGGGCCTCGACCTAACCGGCCTGCAGATCGCCGAGGAATATCGCGCCGCCATCGAGCAGAAGCAGATCGCCGAGCAGCAGTTGCTGCGGGCCCAGACCGAAGTGCTGATTGCCGAGCAGGAGGCAAAGCGCTACGAGACCCTGAATTCCAGCCTCGATGACCAGGTGCTCTACAAGCTTTTCCTCGACAAGTGGGACGGCCAGACCTCGGTAGTTCCGGCCTTGCCTGGCTCACCTGGTGGCGGCACCCCGGTGATCGTCAACTCTCGCCGCCCGTGA
- a CDS encoding NUDIX hydrolase → MRSLLKRAVARLHLYRLAAGLYETYRLVAKPHTHGALVAIWWQGRVLLVETSYRRELSLPGGGIEAGETPLQAAIRELEEELVIQVAPQELQDPWQLTEMSAGGRNTVTIFAWHPNRQPEVIVDGLEIMSCHWLKPEEALARALPKHLSTYLQKAS, encoded by the coding sequence ATGCGGTCCCTGCTGAAGCGAGCCGTTGCCCGGCTGCATCTCTACCGACTGGCCGCCGGGTTATACGAAACCTATCGGCTGGTGGCTAAACCCCACACCCATGGCGCCCTGGTGGCCATCTGGTGGCAAGGGCGAGTGCTGCTGGTGGAAACCAGCTATCGCAGGGAATTGTCGTTGCCCGGTGGCGGAATCGAAGCCGGGGAGACGCCGCTGCAGGCGGCGATACGGGAGCTGGAGGAGGAACTGGTGATCCAGGTGGCGCCGCAGGAGCTCCAGGATCCCTGGCAACTCACCGAAATGTCGGCGGGCGGTCGGAACACGGTGACGATCTTTGCCTGGCATCCGAACCGCCAGCCAGAGGTCATAGTCGATGGCCTGGAGATCATGAGCTGCCATTGGCTCAAGCCCGAGGAGGCCCTTGCCAGAGCGCTCCCCAAGCACCTGAGCACCTATCTGCAAAAAGCCAGCTGA
- a CDS encoding YdcF family protein, with product MLTAVVLLSSMLPSAVDWTSCPVGPTAWFSLRDSLLQLLTTPALLLPLLASLVLLLCATARLGWAWRALLPGLAVLLASLLYSPLTTAGLSDWLDSQMPPPHPPSPGPALAVLVGRGPEIAAATTAQAARLLRQGRVQQIYVSGDTPATAQRLLELGVPPGRISGDSCASTTWENASLTGAWIRHQTAASSLPAIVLITDPWQLPRASRAFERQQLTVFPLAAEPALLPAQRNRLALRESAATLLYGLQGRL from the coding sequence ATGCTCACCGCCGTCGTGCTTTTGTCCTCCATGCTGCCTTCCGCCGTCGATTGGACCAGCTGCCCAGTGGGGCCGACTGCCTGGTTCTCGCTGAGGGACTCCCTGCTGCAGCTGCTCACCACCCCAGCCCTGCTGCTGCCTCTGCTGGCGAGCCTGGTTCTGCTGCTCTGTGCCACGGCCCGCCTCGGCTGGGCCTGGCGGGCCCTGCTCCCGGGCCTGGCCGTGCTGCTCGCTTCCTTGCTCTACAGCCCGCTGACCACCGCGGGGCTCAGCGACTGGCTCGACAGCCAGATGCCGCCGCCCCATCCCCCATCCCCAGGGCCGGCCCTGGCCGTGCTGGTGGGCCGGGGCCCGGAGATCGCTGCGGCCACCACCGCCCAGGCGGCGCGCCTGCTGCGCCAGGGCCGGGTGCAACAGATATACGTTTCTGGGGACACGCCGGCCACGGCCCAGCGCCTCCTTGAGCTCGGCGTGCCCCCAGGCCGCATCTCCGGGGACAGCTGCGCCAGCACCACTTGGGAAAACGCCAGCCTCACCGGCGCCTGGATCCGCCACCAAACCGCGGCCTCCTCCCTGCCGGCAATCGTGCTGATCACCGATCCCTGGCAGCTGCCGCGGGCCAGCCGCGCCTTTGAGCGCCAGCAGCTAACTGTGTTCCCGCTTGCTGCCGAGCCTGCCCTCCTACCCGCCCAGCGCAACCGACTAGCCCTGCGCGAAAGCGCGGCAACCCTGCTCTACGGCCTGCAGGGTCGGCTCTGA